From Nitrospirota bacterium, the proteins below share one genomic window:
- a CDS encoding DUF2283 domain-containing protein, which produces MSLQVSYDEKADVLYLARPGEEAEAVEAAPGVTLEYDASGGLLGVEILHASRVLRDVLRPLLAQAEPHS; this is translated from the coding sequence ATGAGCTTGCAGGTCTCCTATGACGAGAAGGCCGATGTCCTGTATCTCGCTCGACCGGGCGAGGAAGCCGAGGCCGTTGAAGCCGCGCCGGGCGTCACGCTGGAATATGACGCATCAGGCGGGCTCCTGGGAGTGGAGATTCTGCATGCATCCCGTGTGCTTCGGGATGTGCTTCGGCCCCTCTTGGCGCAGGCAGAACCTCACTCCTGA
- a CDS encoding putative sulfate exporter family transporter: MSDAGARDAEEATGRLMAALSFLLVVLLAVAANRLTQAGKAWLGRDLLEYPLWAVGVGLAANLAISLAGLRERLSAAFRTEFFLKTGLVLMGATINFADVLRIGAKGMVQAVLVVTAVFFFTWYLAGWFGLEAKLRALMAASVSICGVSAAIAAAGAVLAKKEHLTYVATLVIVFALPLMLLQPYAAKALGLSSDVAGAWIGGNIDTTSAVVGAGAIHSEAAMRVASVVKMSQNALIGFAAFLLAFYWVVVIERRPDRKPDPKDIWTRFPKFVLGFLVASLVTTLGFLTPDQVKGAIVPLRNWFLTVAFVCIGLELAFGEFTRVGWKPVFVYFLATVANTVLALGAAYLLFA, encoded by the coding sequence AGCGACGCAGGCGCGCGTGATGCCGAGGAGGCGACCGGCCGGCTCATGGCCGCCCTCTCGTTCCTGCTCGTCGTCCTCCTGGCCGTGGCGGCCAACCGGTTGACGCAGGCCGGGAAGGCCTGGCTCGGCCGGGACCTCCTGGAGTATCCGCTCTGGGCGGTGGGGGTGGGCCTGGCGGCGAATCTGGCGATCAGCTTGGCCGGCCTGCGCGAGCGGCTGAGCGCCGCGTTCCGCACCGAGTTTTTCCTGAAGACCGGCTTGGTCCTCATGGGCGCCACGATCAACTTCGCGGACGTCCTCCGGATTGGGGCCAAGGGCATGGTGCAGGCCGTGCTCGTCGTCACCGCGGTTTTCTTCTTCACCTGGTATCTGGCCGGCTGGTTCGGCCTGGAGGCCAAGCTGCGGGCGCTCATGGCCGCCTCCGTGTCCATCTGCGGCGTGTCGGCCGCGATCGCGGCGGCCGGCGCGGTCCTGGCCAAGAAGGAGCACCTGACCTACGTCGCGACGCTCGTCATCGTCTTCGCGCTCCCCCTGATGCTGCTCCAGCCCTATGCGGCCAAGGCCCTGGGCCTCTCGTCCGACGTGGCCGGGGCCTGGATCGGCGGGAACATCGACACGACGTCCGCCGTGGTGGGCGCCGGCGCGATCCACAGCGAGGCGGCCATGCGGGTCGCCTCCGTCGTCAAAATGTCCCAGAACGCGCTGATCGGTTTCGCCGCCTTTTTGCTCGCCTTCTACTGGGTGGTCGTGATTGAACGGCGGCCGGACCGGAAGCCGGATCCCAAGGACATCTGGACGCGGTTCCCCAAGTTCGTGCTGGGCTTCCTGGTCGCCTCCCTCGTCACGACCCTGGGGTTCCTGACTCCGGACCAGGTCAAGGGCGCGATCGTCCCGCTCCGCAACTGGTTCCTGACCGTCGCGTTCGTCTGCATCGGGCTCGAGCTGGCCTTCGGGGAATTCACCAGGGTCGGGTGGAAGCCGGTGTTCGTCTACTTTCTGGCGACGGTCGCCAACACGGTGCTCGCGCTCGGCGCCGCCTATCTCCTCTTTGCGTGA
- a CDS encoding FAD-dependent thymidylate synthase has protein sequence MTDGPARRVLAVAPMPPEKSAYALARYSRSPDSIEDSLRWVHAHSSEKFWEQFYFAYGHASIADLGHVIVCFEHISELAAIRLEDEPLWDGQAKSSRYQNFGPSGCYVPDAIRDTETEGVYRGILRSLFNCYRLLHDPLKRFLSERSPRPESMKPADYDRTIAARAFDVTRYLLPLAAKTNVGQVVSIRTLEKQITRLLSSQLPELRAIGEELKEACLRPPVNVWGELSGQTAGMAEPLAPTLARHARPSAYQAEVYTDLARHAKETLKAAGLDQPAAWGSVPAVDLIEPHHPLDEIAATLLYRVSQAPYRRILSAVKDWTEKQKQETVEVALRKRGPNDELIKEFRSGYAFLFDVLMDIGGWRDLHRHRRCQQVQQPFTTAHGYDVPQALTDAGLEADYRAAMEAVKQDVEGLRKTHQEAALYATPFGFKVRCLFKMDFAEAEYVSRLRSGVKGHWSYRTVAWLMKQKIAERYPYLGEQIKATPPDVEDSLTR, from the coding sequence ATGACTGACGGCCCAGCCCGCCGCGTGCTCGCGGTCGCCCCGATGCCGCCGGAGAAGTCGGCCTACGCGCTGGCCCGCTACAGCCGCTCGCCGGACTCGATCGAGGACAGCCTCCGCTGGGTCCACGCCCATTCGTCCGAGAAATTCTGGGAGCAGTTCTACTTCGCCTACGGCCACGCCTCGATCGCGGACCTGGGCCACGTCATCGTCTGCTTCGAGCACATCTCCGAGCTGGCCGCGATCCGTCTGGAGGATGAGCCGCTCTGGGACGGGCAGGCCAAGTCAAGCCGGTACCAGAACTTCGGGCCGAGCGGCTGCTACGTGCCCGATGCGATCCGCGACACGGAGACGGAGGGCGTCTACCGCGGCATCCTGCGAAGCCTCTTCAACTGCTACCGGCTCCTCCACGACCCGTTGAAGCGCTTCCTGTCCGAACGCTCGCCCCGCCCGGAGAGCATGAAGCCGGCCGACTACGACCGGACCATCGCGGCCCGCGCCTTCGACGTCACCCGCTACCTGCTCCCGCTCGCGGCCAAGACGAACGTCGGGCAGGTGGTCAGCATCCGGACGTTGGAGAAGCAGATCACGCGGCTGCTGTCCTCGCAGTTGCCGGAGCTGCGGGCGATCGGAGAGGAGTTGAAGGAGGCCTGTCTTCGGCCGCCGGTGAACGTCTGGGGCGAGCTCTCCGGCCAGACGGCGGGCATGGCCGAGCCTCTGGCCCCCACGCTGGCCCGGCACGCCCGGCCCAGCGCCTATCAGGCCGAGGTCTATACGGACCTGGCCCGGCATGCGAAGGAGACGCTCAAGGCCGCAGGCCTGGACCAGCCCGCTGCCTGGGGCTCCGTCCCGGCCGTGGACCTGATCGAGCCGCACCATCCGCTGGACGAGATCGCGGCGACGCTGCTCTACCGGGTCAGCCAGGCGCCCTACCGGCGGATTCTGTCGGCGGTGAAGGACTGGACCGAGAAGCAAAAGCAGGAAACCGTCGAGGTCGCCCTGCGGAAGCGGGGGCCGAACGACGAGCTGATCAAGGAGTTCCGCAGCGGCTACGCCTTCCTGTTCGACGTGCTGATGGACATCGGCGGCTGGCGCGACCTGCACCGGCACCGCCGCTGCCAGCAGGTCCAGCAGCCCTTCACCACCGCCCACGGCTACGACGTCCCGCAGGCCCTGACCGACGCGGGGCTGGAAGCCGACTACCGGGCGGCGATGGAGGCGGTGAAGCAGGACGTCGAGGGACTGCGCAAGACCCACCAGGAGGCGGCTCTCTACGCCACTCCCTTCGGCTTCAAGGTCCGATGTCTGTTCAAAATGGATTTTGCCGAGGCGGAATACGTCTCCCGGCTCCGGTCCGGCGTGAAGGGCCACTGGTCCTACCGGACCGTGGCCTGGCTGATGAAGCAGAAGATCGCCGAACGCTATCCCTACCTGGGCGAGCAGATCAAGGCCACGCCGCCGGACGTCGAAGATAGTCTCACGAGATAG